In one Lolium rigidum isolate FL_2022 chromosome 3, APGP_CSIRO_Lrig_0.1, whole genome shotgun sequence genomic region, the following are encoded:
- the LOC124695419 gene encoding uncharacterized protein LOC124695419, translating to MATPKALRKASIGRKAWRLLRLAVLWARKGSAAHSLRLLKTLRHGGRKDQLRYGEREFSIDETPAFRFRTPSARVLRFIPCIATAFPETPCVYGEDRYFFSGARDRDDEGCVGDYDDDGEPSECGVEDEQLLERVVMEASCGNVEAAEGAEDAGVDVKADEFIAKFYKQMKLQRQISWLQYNEMMHRSVC from the coding sequence ATGGCGACGCCTAAGGCGTTGAGGAAGGCGTCGATCGGCAGGAAAGCGTGGCGGCTGCTGCGGCTGGCGGTGCTCTGGGCGCGGAAGGGGAGCGCGGCGCACAGCCTCCGCCTGCTCAAGACCCTGCGCCACGGGGGGCGCAAGGACCAGCTCCGGTACGGCGAGCGCGAGTTCTCCATCGACGAGACGCCCGCGTTCCGGTTCCGCACCCCCTCCGCGCGCGTGCTCCGCTTCATCCCCTGCATCGCCACCGCATTCCCGGAGACCCCTTGCGTCTACGGCGAGGACCGgtacttcttctccggcgcccggGACAGGGACGACGAGGGCTGCGTCGGAGACTACGACGACGATGGCGAGCCGAGCGAGTGCGGCGTCGAGGATGAGCAGCTGCTCGAGCGGGTGGTGATGGAGGCCAGCTGCGGGAatgtggaggcggcggagggcgCCGAGGACGCCGGGGTGGACGTGAAGGCGGACGAGTTCATCGCAAAGTTCTACAAGCAGATGAAGCTGCAGCGACAGATCTCCTGGCTGCAGTACAACGAGATGATGCACAGGAGTGTATGCTAG